DNA sequence from the Halichoerus grypus chromosome 8, mHalGry1.hap1.1, whole genome shotgun sequence genome:
TACCCAATTCCTTTAACTACTAAAATCTGGATTCTTATAGACTATTTACAATCTCGAAACAGTAATAGAGATAAAGAGAAGTATGTCCATAACCTCCCCAAACTCACTCTTctaaagttcttttctttcccttgtcaATCATAGTCATCTGATGGTGGATTTTAAGACCTGGCTTCTTGGCTATCAATTTCTTCATGGTATTAGAACTAATGGATCCATTCAGGTGGGCATGAAGTTCCTAAAACAAGAGAATACAATCAGTAAAAACTTCTCAAGTATCCACCAGATTCACAGCATCCTACCAGGTACCTGATGTTTGTAATCTGCACTAGGCAAACTGCCTACTAGATGTAGCTATAtaacttttaaagtttataaaatttacaaattctacctataaaatttacttttctttgtggaaaaaacaaacacaggcaTCCTTATAATAAGCAACCACTCCAGAATTCTGTGGTTGAATTCTCACCACTTTAGGTAATTCTGAGTAAAAGGCTGTCTTCCGTGGCTGTTGGTGTCCTTCTGCTTCCATCATGATTTCGCAGAATAAAAAGGTCTTTCTCCAAATACTCTTATTCTTGTTATGAACAGTATAATGTGCTTCAGTCAGTAAATTCTGTGGTCTTGAATTTCCTTCAGATTGCTTTATGTCCATACATTTTGTTTGATAAGATAACCTGTATATGTAGCTCTGGGCTCAGCTTCCCCTATTTAAACAAATGTGAACATTTTCAGCAGTtgacataaaaacaaagaaacagaattctGCCACTTTATTCCTCAAAAGACAAAAGCCCCTTCAATGCTATTTAAGCAAATTAGCAATCTAACCTAGAAATAAGAAAAGGCCTCAAACTGGTAAGAAGTGaatgaaaatctgaaatttaGTAAGGTGTATTCCTTACCTGTTAGACCTttctataaaacttttttttttttttttttagattttatttagttgagagagagcgtgcacacaaacaggggccaggggaggggcagagggagagggagaagcagacttcctgctgagcatgagccccatgcggggcttaatgcagggtttgatcccaggaccctggaatcatgaaccaagctgaaggcagatgcttaaccaactgagccacctaggcgcccctataaaaCTACTTCTGAAAGAAGAAATTTATAAAGCCTATTTTGGGTAAAAGTTGACATTTTTgagctgtttaaaaaatgtaaaggaagGGCGGAGGCAGTGGAGTCAGATGGACCCACATTAATCGTTATACCAGTTCTGTCATTTAGTAGCTGTATGGCATAGTTACTAAACTAAtggtttcagtttccttatttgtaaaaatgggATACAAATGCACAGTAGCTCTGAGGattaataaagtaatttaaattccCCTCTGCTATGCTCCCATATAATTTAGTGACTACCTTTAAATTAGCACTTTGTCACACTGTTTCTCAATCACGGACTGGTTTTtcgttgttgttattgttgttttttaagtacgttccatgctcagcatggagctcaacatggggcttaaatcaagaccctgagatcaagacctgagctgagatcaagagcctgatgctcaaccaactgagccacctaggcgccccatctCAATCACTGATTTACTTGTCTTTCTTCCTCACCAGCCATAAACTTCAGAAGAACAAGGACTATGGCTAATTCTACCTCCCTAACACCTAggacagtgcctagcacattgtAGGTGATAAATAAATCCTAATTTCCCTTCACCTCTGAAGGTGGcttataaataagataaaattccaAATGAAATTTAGTGATTTTTCAGAATAGCCACCCTGAACCTCTGGGTTCTCACATATTAATGATGATGTTGATAAgaagagcaattttttttaaagattttatttatttatttgagagagagaatgagagagagagagagagagagagagcataagacgggggagggtcagagggagaagcagactccctgctgagcagggagcccaatgcaggactcgatcccgggactccaggatcatgacccgagccgaaggcagtcgcttaaccaactgagccacccaggcgcccaagaagagCAGTTTTCATTCAGAGCAGACCAGATAAGTAGCAAGTggttttactattattttaattcttgcaataactgcaaaataaatacttttgcCACATTACAAATCAATAAATTGATAGAGAGGGGGTAAATAAGTTTTCACAatattaaaatgggcaaaaaagaaaacagtttgggggcgcctgagtggctcagtcagttaagagtgcaactcttggtttcagctctggtcatgatctcagggttgtggcatCAAGCCCTACATAGGGCTGtgggctcagcgtggagtctgctggagattctctctccccttccccctctgcccctctcccctgcttgtgcatttgtgtgagctttctctctctcaataaataaataaaatctttaaaaaaacaagtttgtACAGGACCACAGAGCCACAGAAATCCACAGAAAGGCCAACACAGTATGAAATAAAAGTGGCATTTCAATAGAATGCTATAGTAAGTGCTTCATAAATAGTAATGAAAAAGATAGGCTGTTTAACTAATATGCTTACACTCCTACCAAAATATACAGAAGACAGCATTAAGATGGAAAAACACACCTCATCTCCCATAGGTAAAATCAATTTGccataaattgatttttaaagtatgtgttAATCAAAATATTCCCaaagttatttcttagaaattgatttttaaagttcatgtGGAAGACATAAAATTATCCAGAAAAAATTGtggatctcaaaagaaaaatatccaataTTAGTGAAGGTATGAGTAAAAGTTCTGGTGGAAACAGAACTTGGGATGGtctttttggaaagcaatttggcaatatctaacacacatacacacacacaacacaaaacaCCATTTATTTTCTGACCAAATAATtctacttctaagaatttatcctaatCTTATAGGATATGCACAAATACACTTCTTATAacatataatagcaaaaaattggaaacaacctaaatgtccatcagtaggctACTGGCtaaattaattatatctcaatccAACTGAATATCTATGACTGTAGGGAAAGACTTCTATGATATAGTGTTACTTccaaaaagtaacaaaatatattGCTTAGAAAGACGGCATTTATGaacaaagcatattttatttatttataattagggGTTGGAAGTGGCAAAGGTCAGGGGAgagaattttacttttacttaCCTTACATAGTTTTCTGCAATTTGAAGATTTTACAACAAGCATGTAATACTTGATTGCTTTCTGAAATaagtttaataaattaaaatgttaaataatcaataaatttatataatttacttaataatttaatataaataattaattatttataaaataattaaataattttaaaaattcgcAAAACAGGGGTgcccaagtggctcagtcagttaagtgtctgccttaagctccagtcatgatcccagggtcctgggatagagccctgcatcggggtccctgctcagtggggagtctgcttctacctctccctcttcctaccacccctgcttgtgctccctctctctcaaacaattaaataaaatcttaaaaaaaaactccaaaacaattttattattatgaattgtGAGAGGAAGAACTTTTATGTTTAGACAATAGAATGACAGCCTAAAAGGACATTTTTCATAGCAGGCTGATAATAAATCTGACAAGTGGctagctttttaaatatattttcaatccCACTCTAGGGTCCTGATCTTATTTTGTGCTACATTCAAACCACCCTCCAGACTGACCTTTAACTAGTTGTGAGTAAATTTACTGACCCACTGGCTACAATATTAACCTCTGGAAATTTGAGATCCACCAAAAAGCActatttttacacatttaaaaaactgttgTTTCACTGATCCATGCCTAAGATACTACCATCAACAATACCATGCCGTGCCAAATTCTACCTTCCTGGGCTAAGTTTGGTGTGGGTGGGAAGAAGCTATGGTGGGAGTGAGGAGCAGAAAGGCAACACATTGAGATAAGATCTTTCTACATTTGTACTGTATTTCATCAAGTTAGAGCAGGGCCAGAACCAAGTCTCCTGTCTCCCAGAGAATTTTTTTCATGccccaaaaagaaaagggaactcaGAATAATAAAGACATgtgttactctttttttattaagcacttatcatgatccaggcactgtgctaagtttCTTAGATGGTTATtctacttaatcctcacaacaacccatgagatattattatcctcattttacctaagaataaacagattaaaaaataataatcagaaaaCAATCCTATGGTACCCAAATCACAAATTTTGctccattctcttttttcctgaatCAGTTTTCTTAATCTGTTCTTTATCAAAAAAAGTAGTATTTCTAACATATCACCTAAATTTTACTTGTCATTAAATATTCACTTCTACagcactatatatatttttaaaagtcctacagttctttttgtttttcttcttccttggccCTCAATCAACTCTGAGACATCTCAGAAAGCAGCACTTACTCCTCTCATTTTAGACATGAAGATCCCAGGCCATTCCCATCAAAGGCAATTCCAAACACCTCAACACGCCACTAGACCCAATCACCTCACACTGAACTGACAACCCAGCTGCCAGTGTTAACAGAGATAACAGAAGCCATCGGgcaagaattttatttctctctgccctcacttACACCTAAACTTACCTTTATCTGTATACTTTCTTCTCTCGTAAGTCAGAGAAAAAGGATTCATTCTTCTGTCCTCAACACTAATTTGTGCCCTAGATCCCATTCTCTCCTAGCTATTTCAAGTCTTTACTCCACCAGGTAATCATCTCAATTTTCTGTTCCTTCAACCTCTCTCTCCATTGGCTAATTTCCCTCAGGCAACCAATATGCATGTACATTATTTGCTTCCacctaaaagcaaacaaacaaaaacctttcttGTATCCCATATTCCTCTTTACTGCCCTGTCTCTCCTTTCATTTTAAgctaagctccttgaaggcataATTTAGACTGGCTGCCTCCATTTACTTTCTCCCATTCACCGAAAcatgaattctgcccttgtgctCCACAGAAATTGCTCTCTGTGAAGTCATTAAGAGCTCTTCAACACCAAATCTAAAGACACTTTTCAGTTATCAAACCTTTATCCTGACTCAAACCTCTGAGTTCCAGTATCCAAATCCAAATGGGCTAGACTCCTAAACTCCTGCTCTTAATCATTCTGCTAGACTGCTTCAAAGTAACCATACTTACAGTCATCCTGATTTCCTTCTCCACCTCAGCCCCTGCAGTTAGTCACCAAATTCCAATCCATAAATGATAAATCTCCTAAATATCTCTGGAAGCAGTTTCCTACGGGTGATGACTTCCAAACACCCAACTCAGAAACTTAATGGTTATTTTAAACCCCCGACAAGACTCAAACCGTATCAGAGGGAATAATCACCTCTCTTCTGTGACTTCCCTCTTCCGTGGATATATTCAACACTACCCTAGAATCACAGACTTTTCGAAGTGGAGGGGAATGTCATTTTATAACCGAGAAACAGAGGCTGAGTGTTTTACTTATTGTCAGCTTTGCACAGAGCCCGCAATACAAGGGAACTGATAGTATATATCTGTGGGGAAACATTTATTGGGTGAATCACAACCTCTGTAAAAGTTTCATTTTGCACCTGGCCTCAATGACTTGTTTTCAGATTTAAATGGGATCTCTTTTTAAACTAtgaaagcattaaataaatgagtaagtaCTAGTAGTTAGCATCTGAGAAACGACCCCTTCTTCTCCTTGCCCACAAACCAAGGTCAGTGGTTCTAACCCTACTTTGCCCCACCGGATTACTCAATGCTGACCCTGCAGTCCAAGGAGGTCTGGTTGTCAGTCCCCACACACTCACCCCTTAAAGATTTCTGTTAACAGCTGAGTCAACTATGAGGACTTAGCGAAATTCTCCCTTCAGACGGAAAGGCTTGTAGAAAAGGGACAACCGGAGCTTCCCTGACACAGTCCACGTGCCCACAATAAGCCGTAGGGGGTCAGTCTTCGGCGAAAACGCAGTCccagaaaatccaaaaaaagtCAATCACAGTCGAACTTTAGCACAAGCTACACCCTCCTCAATTCTGATTGGTGAGGTGCCCTCTTTGCGGAAGTGATGCTCACACACGCGGAAGGGGAGTCACGGAAGAGGGGTGCTTTTTCCGTACAGAAATCCCCGAGGTGGGTACTGCAGAACGAAAGAGGGCTCACCCCCGTGACGGACCGCCGCTCCTCGCCCTCACCTCGGCCATGGGCCCGCGGAGCCGCGAGCGTCGGGCGGGGGCAGTACAGAGCACCAACGACAGCAGCGCCCTCAGCAAGAGTTCCCTGGCCGCGCACGGGTACGTGCACGACCCCTTTACCGCGTTGCTCGTTCCGGGGACCGCGCGCCGCGCGCCGCTCATCCACCGCGGCTACTACGTCCGCGCACGCGCCGTGGGGCATTGCGTGCGTGCCTTTCTGGAACGGACGTGCGCGGCCCCCGGCGCTCCTCGCGCCCAGATCGTGTCGCTGGGAGCGGGGTCAGATTCGCTGTATTTTCGCTTGAAAACTGCGGGCTGGCTGGCCGGTGCCGCAGTCTGGGAAGTAGATTTTCTGGACGTCGTCCGGCGCAAAGCGGAGAGGATTCAAGATACGCCGGAGCTGAGCGCGTTAACCGGGCCTTTCCAGAGTAGGGACCCTGCGTCAGCGTTGTGCTTTGAGAGTGTGGACTACCGCCTCCTAGGCCTGGACCTGCGGCAGCTCCCGCGATTGGACCAGGCCCTGGCCGCCGCCGGCCTTAACGCGGCCGCGCCCACTCTGCTCCTAGCTGAGGCCGTGCTGACCTACCTTGAGCCGAGTGATGCCGCGGCCCTCATCGCCTGGGCAGCCCAGCGTTTTCCTGATGCCCTTTTCGTGATCTACGAGCAGATGAGGCCGCATGACGCCTTTGGCCAGGTCATGCAGCAGCATTTTCGGCAGCTCAATTCTCCCCTGCATGGCCTAGACTGCTTTCCCGACGTGGAGGCCCAGCAGCACCGCTTCCTTCAGGCTGGCTGGACTGCCTGCTGTGCTGTGGACATGAATGAATTCTATCGCTGCTTTCTCCCCTCAGAAGAATGCCAGCGCATGGAGAATCTTGAACCTTTTGATGAGTTTGAGGAGTGGCATTTGAAGTGCGCCCACTATTTCATTCTGGCCGCTTCTAGAGGAGACACTCTTTCCCAAACTCTGGTGTTTCCACCCTCAGAGGCGTTTCCTCGAATAGATCCTGCTTCTCCATCAGGCGTCTTCCCTGCCAGTGTAGTCACTAATGACAGCAAGGGCCCAAACCTTAAGAGATATGGGCACGCCTCTGTTCTTTTGAGCCCAAGCATTATTCTTAGTGCAGGAGGATTTGGAGAGCAAGAGGGACGGCATTGCCGAGTGAGTAAGTTTCACTTGCTCTCAAGATATTGTGACTTTGAATGGAAAGGCACCCAAATATACAGTTGTGGGACTGGAACCCAGTGGGATGGACGCCTTTATCACACCATGACAAGACTTTCAGATACCGAGGTTTTGGTTCTGGGAGGGAGACTGTCCCCAATAACTCCAGCCTTGGGGATTCTCCAACTTCGTGTCTCTAAGAGTAAGGATAATAGCACTGAGGACCTAAATGTGACAATAACAAAGGCCGGCCCAGAAGATTCCCCGTTGTCATGTTGGCGGCATTCAACAACAGAAGTGTCCTATGAGAATCAGAAATACTTGTTTGTGTATGGGGGTCGAAGTGTGGCAGAACCTGTACTAAGTGACTGGCATTTCCTACATGTGGGGACAATGGCTTGGGTCAGTATCCCAGTGGAGGGGGAAGTACCTGAAGGTCGGCATTCACACAGTGCCTGCAGCTGGCAAGGGGGAGTCCTTATTGCTGGAGGTCTGGGTGCTTCTGAGGAGCCACTGAGCTCTGTACTCTTTCTAAAATCAATCTCTTGTGGATTCCTCTGGGAATCAATAGTCATCCAGCCTCCCATTACTCCAAGGTACTCACACACAGCTCATGTGCTCAATGGGAAGCTTCTGCTTGTTGGAGGGGTCTGGATTCATTCTTCCTCAGTTCCTGGAGTGACTGTAATTGATTTGACTACAGGATTGAGCTCTGAGTATCAGATTGACACAACATATGTGCCATGGCCATTAATGTTACACAATCATACCAGTATCCTCCTTCCTGAAGAGCAGCAGCTCCTGCTCCTTGGAGGTGGTGGGAACTGCTTTTCCTTTGGCACCTACTTCAATCCCCATACAGTGACGTTAGACCTTTCTTCCTTAAGTGCTGGACAGTAGGACTGAACTTTTGATATATTGAGGACCCACTAACGTAAACAATAAAGGTTTCCACAATAGGATTCGACTGTGGCTATAGACATTActactccttccttctcctgctttttcttctcattagcACTACTATCCAGTGCAGAAAGTGAAAGAGGTTGTTAAAACATACCAACATTCAGAGAgatgatacaaaaataaaacatgattatCTGAAGAGAATGGTTATACAGTCCTAGAGTAGGAATTGGGGAGCCTTTGGATCCCTGTGTGTCtagttttttggttttcctcATCTAAGTTTATCCATTTATTGAGTTACCAGATCTTTAGCCTAAGTCAATTGAAAAATTTCCCATTCTCGGGCtttgaaaaaatttaatacaGATCCTTGGTAAGAATACAAGGTTGATAACTCTGATTTCTCTTCAGAGTACATAAATCTTTTGCTTTTTACCAAAGATTTCCATGGAAAGATACTGAGTTTTTAGCCAATTTTTGAGGCCTTATTTCTATGaggctacttttaaaaaagaatacaaggtTGAATATAGCTGAAGAAACATGGTTTGACCTCATGCTTCATGTATGAAATCTGAAATGAACCCAGTTACCTTATCAGATATGGACATGAATAAACCCTGGGAAACAAAGGGCTTAACACCTAGGCATCTGGCAAGGCTATGGGTGGGCCGGATACTAAATAACTGGGAGGAATATGATCAGAAGGTGGAAAGGCTGCTCTGTATTTCTTGTTTCTAAATTCACCACAGACTACCTCCAACTTGCAGGAAGGATCAAAGCTGGATGTTGATGAAATGAGTGTTCTCAGCTATGTAGTAGTTAGTTCTAGAATTCTAACCTAGAAATGACTTAAAAGCCCAGGTTATACCTTCCATTATGCTACCTCTCAGATGGTGCCATCAACCATTATTATCTCATTAGTTTTGGTGAGGGGAGAgaaaaggcaggggtgggggcggggattGTCAAGAGAACGTGGATGTGTGCCAGACCTAAATTGGTAGTTCATTGGTGCCTCTCCTCTTGAGTACTGCCTAGTGTGGTGCATTATGAGTAATTGGGCTTGTTCTCTCCAGAAAAATTACCCACATTTTCTGTAAGTGTTTACCAGATTAAGCATGCCCTCCACCTTTAACCCTATACATGCATCATACTCAGTTAAGGAATTATTCGCTTCTCAAGCTCTACTCATTAGAACACTTACAAGTTTTGTCAGCAGCGTTTACTCTGTGCCTCTGGAGCAGCACTCAGTATGGACTAGTGCTGGATTCCAGTTTCATAATTAGAGATGTGGACCAGATTGAGAACTGAAGTTGGACAATGATTTTTGCTTCTCCAACTTACCTGaatatttttgttctaaaattctGGTATGGAGCCTGGTGCAGTTATGAGAGTTAATGAAAAACTTTTACCTCATTTAGTGATTGTACTTCTTTTTAGACCAGAAAAACGAGTtaaggaaggagagaatttcttattttgaatCTCTACTCTGTCAGGGTCTCAAAAACAGTGTATCATACCATTGATATGAAAACAAAGTTAAGAACAACTCTTCTGGGATATGTTCTTCAAAGACCAGTGCTGTCACTTCTATGTGTGCTTTCTGGATTTTACCACCAACTGTccattttttatctttctgcAAATTTAACCCTCCTTAGTGATGTTAGGAAGTTGACATGGAACAATAATGTTCCAGTAGTGCCCAGGCATTGTTTGGTCTTCTCTTTCTGTGATCTCAGACCTTGAAGTCCTGGTTTATTCTCTATGCATTTGTAATCCCAAACCCAATCTTAACAACTCATGCCTACTCTGGGACCCATCTCACATGACATCTTTTGGAAAACACTCTCATATGACAGCCCCAAATGTAGCCAACTACTCTTTTCCTGTGGGAGAGACGCCTGTGCTCTTTGGAGAATCTGGTGAATAAGAGAACTAGTCACTAAGGTGAGTTCTTAATCATAGGGaccatccaggggcgcctgggtggctcagttggttaagcaactgccttcggctcaggtcatgatcccagggtcctgggatcgagccccacatcgggctccctgctcggcgggaagcctgcttctccctctcccactccccctgcttgtgttccctctctcgctgtctctgtcaaataaatttaaaaaatcttaaaaaaaaaaaatcatagggaCCATCCAATAATGTCTAGTGTGACATTAAAACTAAACTCAGCTTTTTGACTGGAGTAATGAAGGGGATATAAAATAGCATTAGGCTGGCAAGGAAGGTCATGAGTCCTCACTGATCATGTTTGGACTTGATgtttaaagagagaagaaaaatatgtagagcagaaattatgaaatttataatCAGCCTCAGAGTAGATTGAGATTTCCTTGGATGTCAATAATTATGTAAACAAAAGATTTCTGTCATTCCACAGTTTAAAGACTGTTCACTTATCTTTCTTGGTCAATGACATAAAGCACTTGGTTGGGAAGGGGCAGTTCCTTGACTAGGGGAAGGAACTGGGTCTATCTAGTTCACTTCGCTATCCCcaacatagtagatgcttaataaatacttgctggTTGGAGGTCCAATTTGATactcaaataaattatatttgaatattacTATTGTACATACCATGCACAAACGGATgtcaaaattcatttaattagtGTGTGGGGGGAGTATTAAAGTTTTAAAGACCTCCtatttaagagtttttaaaattcaactgtTTTAACCTGGGTAAACGTGGTAGGCTCCCTGGTGTTACTCCTAGCTTTATAGATTACACTCAAACCTTCTTCCTGATTGCAATTTCCTGCTGATCTTCATGCCCTTTTGTTCAACAATGGACCATGGTTATCCCATATCCTTTGCAAATGAAGTGAGCTAACTTTGCCAAAAGGCTAATCTGAGGATGTAGGAACATGCAATTAAATGTGCTCATGAGCAGATACACACAGGATCTTACTAGGATGTGGTGATGCTTCGCTGGGCATGACTTGGTGTGTAACAAAGTTTAATACAGGGAGAGGAAAAACCTTGCCCTAATATTTATGCAAAAAGTCATTTGCCACCTAAATGGCAGTCTAAAGCTAGAAAATAAGTTGTAAATTTAGGATATTATACTACATTATGCTTTTCTCATTCCCTAGCGTTTGTCCACATTTTTAGGCTTTTCATTAGAGCCTCTCAACATCTGATTCCTATGTAGACTTTTACTATTTCAGAAAAAGTTAGTAAAGCAGATCTTCCTTATGTATGGATATACCAGCAACTTAAGCCATACTTAAGAGGAAAAAACCAACTTTGCCATCACCTTTCTTTCTCCCAAAGAACTCAACTGAAAAGGCAGTTTAGACCTCAATCCACTGAATTTAAATTTGGACAATTGAGTTCAGCCAacaatttttttgggggggggcaggagagacagaaggagagggagagagagaattttaagcaagctccacacttagcatggagcccaacgtgggacttgatttcacaaccctgagaccatgacctgagccgaaatcaggaattggatgcttaactgagccacccaggggcctccagACAACAATTTTTATTTCCAGGGCACAACACATGGTAAATGTTCAATTACGTAACATGAAGGATGGATATATGTTTGATTCAGGCTAAAATTAGTAATAAATAGTGAGTTGTAATGTTAAGATCAGAGATTATCCccagaaaatcaaaatatattgtaaagTCATAGTAATTACTTTGATATTGGTgccagaatagacaaatagatagaaggaacaaagaatccctgtatagggatgcctgggtggttcagttggttaagtgtctgccttcaactcagttcatgatcccagggtcctgggattgagccccatattgggctctctgctaagtgtggagcctgcttctcctctccctctgcctgccactctgcctgcttgtgctctttctctctctctgtcaagttaataaataaaatctttaaaaaaataataaaactagtaGCAGAACAAGTCCTTACTATGTGCTGGCACTGTGCtgaacattatctcatttaattatcacagcAACTCTACGAAGAATTAACTAttacttttcctattttaaagatgagaaaatgaaagtaaagtaAGATTAACAGGCCTCATGCCACACAGCTGAATGTGGTAAAGCCAGGCATCACACCAGGATGGGTCTAATGATGGAGCCCAGAATCTTAGCCAGTCTACTTGACCATGATGTGGCAACATGACCAAGTGGCTCCTGACAACAGGAAAAGGTGGTGGAAGAATCAGAGATCGCACTGAGAACTCTAGGTTTGGAGATTAAAATGGTAACTCTATTGAAAGAAATGTGTAGTTGGGAAAGAGAGGAAGTTTAAAGGGGGGAATGAATTTTGTTTCAGATGTGTTGAGTATGTCAATATGGTATACATAGATCAATTTCCCCAGGGCTAAGATGGGGTTTAATGGGACACAAGTGAGTTTTTAGGCCCAATCTATAAATTAAAGGTGTTAGTTTTAATGGGGAGGAGATAGTAAAGccaattttcaaatttaaagacACACATTATTTTTGTTAACTTGATCCTCTGTGTTGCATTTACATGGTgataagtaagtttttaaaagattttatttatttctttgacagagagagagacagcgagagagggaacacaagcagggggagtgggagagggagaagtaggcttcctgccgagcagggagcctgatgcaggactcgatcccaggaccctgagatcatgacccgagctgaaggcagacacttaactgactgagccactcgggtgccCCATACAtgacaataaataatttttttaacaagtaaCATATTTCCACTCCCTG
Encoded proteins:
- the LCMT2 gene encoding tRNA wybutosine-synthesizing protein 4, coding for MGPRSRERRAGAVQSTNDSSALSKSSLAAHGYVHDPFTALLVPGTARRAPLIHRGYYVRARAVGHCVRAFLERTCAAPGAPRAQIVSLGAGSDSLYFRLKTAGWLAGAAVWEVDFLDVVRRKAERIQDTPELSALTGPFQSRDPASALCFESVDYRLLGLDLRQLPRLDQALAAAGLNAAAPTLLLAEAVLTYLEPSDAAALIAWAAQRFPDALFVIYEQMRPHDAFGQVMQQHFRQLNSPLHGLDCFPDVEAQQHRFLQAGWTACCAVDMNEFYRCFLPSEECQRMENLEPFDEFEEWHLKCAHYFILAASRGDTLSQTLVFPPSEAFPRIDPASPSGVFPASVVTNDSKGPNLKRYGHASVLLSPSIILSAGGFGEQEGRHCRVSKFHLLSRYCDFEWKGTQIYSCGTGTQWDGRLYHTMTRLSDTEVLVLGGRLSPITPALGILQLRVSKSKDNSTEDLNVTITKAGPEDSPLSCWRHSTTEVSYENQKYLFVYGGRSVAEPVLSDWHFLHVGTMAWVSIPVEGEVPEGRHSHSACSWQGGVLIAGGLGASEEPLSSVLFLKSISCGFLWESIVIQPPITPRYSHTAHVLNGKLLLVGGVWIHSSSVPGVTVIDLTTGLSSEYQIDTTYVPWPLMLHNHTSILLPEEQQLLLLGGGGNCFSFGTYFNPHTVTLDLSSLSAGQ